The Leishmania panamensis strain MHOM/PA/94/PSC-1 chromosome 5 sequence genomic sequence AGCGCGTGCGATTGTCGTTGTTAGCGCAGTGGCTCCTGTGAGGATGACCGCGTGTCGCCATGGGTGCGGCGAAGAGGGCGTTGACTGAGGAGCGCTGACGGGTGCCAGGGGTGGCGGGTAGCAGGGATGGGGGATGagatgacgctgctgccgctgctactgGGGCCACACGTTGCGGAATATGGTGCGCATGCGGAGAAGCGAGATTTGcggacgctgccgcaggccCGCGTGAGAGAAGCGGTTCGTCGCGGCTTAGCAAACGCCGCGGGTAGCGGCGTTGAGgggctgcagccgcactATTCCTGCTACTACCGAGATGATAGACGTCCAAGTTGCGGACCGACGGTGGAGCTGCGTCTAGGGGCGGTTCTCGAGGCAGATGATGCTGCGAGGTGAGGGCCGACGCCGACCCAGGGAGGCCCTGTGTAGTTGGTATCGCTGGGTAGCGCGCATCGATGCCGCTGTAGCACCACCGTAGCTCCGCGGACTCGCCTTCTTCGATGGGCCTCTGTGTCAGCTCCCTCGTGTAGTAACGGTCACATGCGTCGTACGCCGGGCCTCTGTACTTTATAGGGCTGTAGCGGCTCTGCACATTCGATaactcgctgctgccatcgcgTCCGCAGCCATACCGCCGCTGACTGCTGCTGTACGAGTACGTCTGGGGGTCGATTACGACCATCGGCGTGGTAGCCGTGGTGTTGTAATGGTGCCGCAGCTGTTTCGCCAACTTCGCGTAGGtgcggtgatgatggtgggAGTGGGAGGCGCCGTAGGGAGCGTCCTCGTTGCCTTcgctgtcttcctcttcctgccCTACATCGGTGTAGTTCTTTGACAGCACGTCGTTCGTCGTCAGTGAGGCTGATGTTTTGCCCGACGAACGCACAAACTCGTGAGCTCTTACGCTACTGCCACTGACTTGTCGCTTCGCcgtctgcagctcctcactCAATACACGCATGTACTCCATAACTTTCTTTACTGTGGCTTCGTCTAGGACAGTACCGACACCTTCAGCAGTCTCGGCAGCCTTGCCCAGCTGACACGTCGATGCAGCTTCTCCCGGTGATCGGGGTGGAGAGTGCACCGATGCGCGGTTCTCTATGGAAGGGCATTGTTcaccctgctgctgctcgtgttgCTGACACTGTTGGCGTTTCcaacggcgcagctccgcacgtgctaccgccgcctccgACTGCGCCTGGTCGCGCTCGAGCTCCACGGCATGCTTGGCGTTGGTTAACTTGCCAACGTGGTGCTCGGCAATCGCGACTGCCttgcggaggcgctgcatcTCTTCCGTGAGTTGCTGAACCGTGGCATCCGTGTCGGAGGAGGCCACATCACCAGTTTTGTTGTCCGTGGCGGGCGACGAATCAACAACCAGCTGGGCGAGTTGGAACATGTGCGCCATCACCTTCAGGACCGCGCCGTCGCTCGTGAAGGAATATACCTTTGCCTTGGCAGTGCTTGCCGCAgtgggagcagcggcaccttcTTCTTGACcagcttgctgctgctgacgctcctgctgctccctgTTCGAAGCGCGTGGGGTGAGAGGGGGCGTTCGACTCGGCTTCGGAGGCCGatgggctgctgcttcggcgACCGTTGTGGCAGTGGCATTGATCCTTATCGTGCCTCCTGAAGCAGGCTTTGTGGACGCTTCAACATCGTCGCCAAGGCACCTGATCTGACCGCTCTTCGCCGTCACGACATCCGGCTTCGTGGTTCCCTCGCTATCGTTCCGCACACAGAGCGCCAGCAACTCGGGGGACAGGGCATGAGATGCTGGCAGGGTGCGGTGCTCTGCCCAGTTCATGTATGCGACGCACACATCCACTACTTCATCTGCCAGACGGCGGTACTCCACTGCGAGGGTGGTGCGCTGCACCAGCCGGTCTACCACACCACGGAAGCCGTCCGCCAGCTGTTCCAGCGCTGTCACCCACGTGCAGCTTCCCTCGCCGCCGACGCGGTTGAAAAAATAGCAGcccttctgccgctgcccgcgGTCACGCAGCGTCACGTAGAGCTCATGAAGGGTGTCACGACTCTGCCCAAACGCGCCTTCCATGTCCACCTCGCTGTACTTCTCTAACAtgtccgccagcagctgctgcatggcgTCAACGTCCTTCTGAAGCACAATGGCGGCCATCTTGTGGTTGGCGCTGAAACGCTTCAGGGTGTCCTGCACTACTTCCATATTTTGGTAGGCGACGCGGAGTATCACGTCGTTGTTCGCGGCAATAGTGcgcgtcggcgacggcgctggtgtCTTCTCTGTCGAGTTGCCTCCGCGTCCCTCCTCCCTACTGAATTGCTCCCGTTCGTCGCCGTCCCTGCGAACGGCGGCCGTGGATgcgccggctgctgcactccgctgctgcgacacgCGGATGAGACGGTCGAGGTCGATGTCGACAAATCCGTCATTCTGGGCATCTCCGTCAAATACCAGCTCCGTCTCGCccgagctgcgccgccgcgacgcggAGGGGATGCTCAGGTAGTGCACCTGTAGCAGCGACGTGACGGCAGTGTAGAGACGTGCCACCGTCTCGTACAGTCGTGCGATGCGGTGGTCGTACGGAAGAACGCCACCAgtcgccgcggcagtggaATCGCGAGCGAGTTGGACCAGCGTCTCTTGTTGCGATGTTGCGCCGCTCGTGACCGTGTCTCCGAAAGAAGGCGCCAGAGGAGGCAACGTGGCTGGCGTCCCGAGTGTTGCCGTGGCGGGTGTGGGGCGTTGGTCCTGCGCGGCGGCTTGAATGGCGGCGTCGAGGGCGGGGAGGATGACGTCAGCCGCTCGCATGAGGCACGAGTCGATGTCGTACAGGTTGTCTTCTGGTGTGTCCTCTGgcagggctgctgctgctgctgcgcggctcTGCGgtgaggcgaagaagcggcacACTGCGGCAAAGTATTTCACAATCTTCCTCTGTGTGTAGAGGTGGTCCTCAGTCGTCTGCTGCAACCGCTGGGCCCATCGGTTGTACTTCTGCAAGAGCTCTGCTAGGGTGCGCTCCACGTACTCAGTCGCTTCCGCAGAGAGGTCATCCATCCGttcctcgccgccgcgtcgcagTACC encodes the following:
- a CDS encoding hypothetical protein (TriTrypDB/GeneDB-style sysID: LpmP.05.1170); translated protein: MNKKQMWANAHSQLWTSPVARSAGSRTQSEASSIASPNRDRSLLDADVRDQLLGSVHLQESSHNAYQPNDKTLVQVSDILESYGAIACDADIPAVLLEVVKELEHAKRENNFKDLLLREYSDAARRRFSLYGEESPPSIAQVSARLREGTSARPVVTPSPAWLEEPLNELRHTIRDVMQACFEKNLDLSPPMLLPEARRTKENVSQLLHASCDALSQLAKEYATAKTTSMKKMESTTVETQSFRQLTPSSTLAELKAQRELTESAAEEGGTSAMGNSHTVGSTLQSIIDIIPASLQIHFNLQVPEAPVLTRCSNLTKLIRFLLSEYLSMERYMEVVEAERQRLAEVFCLSSSPQADVSDANGDLQLDEALSRSLQSLQRTVTSVVSFPHHISEEEIALRHSSTQAVEELAQLLVDARRGGSVSGSCVPHSIATVRVEPPTRNLLEMVELVKSRFATVLGQQQRKELAGAQGRVGLAHMEESMTKHGKQVVQLLRDLCVPQEDAAADSEASEQLLSEVMGNADLERNLTPAKLDHFLSDVVERLRVVKTKYQRALQGAAAGKARAEAASQKSTGLQRRLQKVAAAVERIGRDGLGLSFPTTTAASGTVSAGEANDTGKGCDEAEGGGRGDGISALRRLNLRPALEPATAAKVSSATTTKDSTANEANILGAAVTEHNVLEALQLVASRIGVSGEVRDWAAAQEELAQLRAGEERWKADTVAFHEVMAMLMQRLAKNGQMVKQTLFLMGTDESAKDELVEEVLRRGGEERMDDLSAEATEYVERTLAELLQKYNRWAQRLQQTTEDHLYTQRKIVKYFAAVCRFFASPQSRAAAAAALPEDTPEDNLYDIDSCLMRAADVILPALDAAIQAAAQDQRPTPATATLGTPATLPPLAPSFGDTVTSGATSQQETLVQLARDSTAAATGGVLPYDHRIARLYETVARLYTAVTSLLQVHYLSIPSASRRRSSGETELVFDGDAQNDGFVDIDLDRLIRVSQQRSAAAGASTAAVRRDGDEREQFSREEGRGGNSTEKTPAPSPTRTIAANNDVILRVAYQNMEVVQDTLKRFSANHKMAAIVLQKDVDAMQQLLADMLEKYSEVDMEGAFGQSRDTLHELYVTLRDRGQRQKGCYFFNRVGGEGSCTWVTALEQLADGFRGVVDRLVQRTTLAVEYRRLADEVVDVCVAYMNWAEHRTLPASHALSPELLALCVRNDSEGTTKPDVVTAKSGQIRCLGDDVEASTKPASGGTIRINATATTVAEAAAHRPPKPSRTPPLTPRASNREQQERQQQQAGQEEGAAAPTAASTAKAKVYSFTSDGAVLKVMAHMFQLAQLVVDSSPATDNKTGDVASSDTDATVQQLTEEMQRLRKAVAIAEHHVGKLTNAKHAVELERDQAQSEAAVARAELRRWKRQQCQQHEQQQGEQCPSIENRASVHSPPRSPGEAASTCQLGKAAETAEGVGTVLDEATVKKVMEYMRVLSEELQTAKRQVSGSSVRAHEFVRSSGKTSASLTTNDVLSKNYTDVGQEEEDSEGNEDAPYGASHSHHHHRTYAKLAKQLRHHYNTTATTPMVVIDPQTYSYSSSQRRYGCGRDGSSELSNVQSRYSPIKYRGPAYDACDRYYTRELTQRPIEEGESAELRWCYSGIDARYPAIPTTQGLPGSASALTSQHHLPREPPLDAAPPSVRNLDVYHLGSSRNSAAAAPQRRYPRRLLSRDEPLLSRGPAAASANLASPHAHHIPQRVAPVAAAAASSHPPSLLPATPGTRQRSSVNALFAAPMATRGHPHRSHCANNDNRTRCADMHEAGGADEDEEVFYDADKPRAQTRRRWSTPSWTAAQPHRRPSAARVSSGASRFASSALLSPATAELSTTRDRLGSPHKQSAQASNLSQQHCPVVRGGCGQPSGDMGESLVAAVRQIGAATKFSTSTPTRRGAQAGSGPDASHEISASVPPGSEKQRMSRNTNLRAAALRRLAEVVSQTVVPSTRRG